From one Chryseobacterium sp. 3008163 genomic stretch:
- a CDS encoding SusD/RagB family nutrient-binding outer membrane lipoprotein, translating into MKNNKFLTTILAATVGFAAISCNNEYLDVNDNPNAVQAEMITPELMLPGALSTAYRTQAGTMMQFGNLMMNSWAGNSYTIAGPFSREFSLSSVDNTFYSGIWGGLYPRIANFNQMEITSNADHKQDNYVAIAKIMKAYYMQYIVDLYGKVPYSEAFLGQQNTTPKYDNDSDIYKSLITKLEEANTIIDAANHDALVPTSDIVFSGNMTKWKALSNTIKLRLLVRMSNVTGDLATYRNTKLQTLAGATFIEEEVRLNPGYNSSTDDQMNPYALTWARNAAGQQASNYAVVVVSEHMANSLEMNRILNDPNYSKFNGITDPRKGRLFTNVNSVDYNGVAFVGLKGVRQGNVPGQPGVPVNNVSTSKLGFGNFGATATNLATSVTQNNARGGLLFSQAESDLLQAEAALRWPSIFGTINAQAKFTNAIVANATWLGVPIPVPPVTIPVTPPLTMAQVLAPYITAISARPGLGWTGTNTQKIEAIMTQKWIALTNINPTEMFIEYNRTGYPFTPMATTAQYPNKPYRLVYPNSEYVANSANVPAISSAQVFVKNQYTPFWNQN; encoded by the coding sequence ATGAAAAATAATAAATTCCTAACGACAATTTTAGCTGCCACTGTAGGTTTTGCCGCAATATCTTGTAATAATGAATATTTGGATGTAAATGATAATCCAAATGCTGTACAGGCAGAGATGATTACTCCTGAACTTATGCTTCCAGGCGCTTTAAGTACTGCATATAGAACGCAGGCAGGTACAATGATGCAGTTTGGTAACCTAATGATGAATAGCTGGGCAGGAAATTCTTACACAATTGCTGGTCCGTTTTCAAGAGAATTTTCTCTATCTAGTGTAGATAATACTTTTTATAGTGGTATTTGGGGAGGTTTGTATCCAAGAATTGCAAATTTCAATCAAATGGAGATTACCAGTAATGCTGACCATAAACAAGATAATTATGTTGCTATAGCCAAAATTATGAAGGCTTATTATATGCAGTATATAGTTGATTTGTACGGAAAGGTTCCTTATAGTGAGGCCTTCCTAGGCCAGCAGAATACAACACCCAAATATGATAATGATTCAGATATTTATAAAAGCTTAATTACGAAATTAGAAGAAGCAAATACAATCATTGATGCTGCGAATCATGATGCTTTAGTGCCTACCTCTGATATAGTTTTCTCTGGAAATATGACTAAATGGAAAGCTCTGTCTAATACTATAAAACTCAGATTACTAGTTAGAATGTCAAATGTTACCGGTGATTTAGCTACGTATAGAAATACAAAACTTCAAACATTAGCTGGTGCAACATTTATAGAAGAAGAAGTAAGATTGAACCCTGGATATAATTCGTCTACTGATGATCAGATGAATCCATATGCTTTAACTTGGGCTAGAAATGCAGCAGGACAGCAAGCGTCAAATTATGCGGTTGTAGTTGTTTCTGAGCACATGGCAAATTCACTTGAAATGAATAGAATCCTTAATGATCCTAATTATTCTAAATTTAATGGTATTACTGACCCTAGAAAAGGGAGATTGTTTACAAATGTAAATTCAGTTGATTATAATGGTGTTGCTTTTGTAGGATTAAAAGGAGTAAGACAAGGTAATGTTCCTGGCCAACCTGGAGTACCTGTAAATAATGTTAGTACTTCAAAATTAGGATTTGGAAATTTTGGTGCTACAGCTACTAATTTAGCTACTTCAGTCACTCAAAATAATGCTAGAGGAGGTTTGCTTTTTTCGCAGGCTGAGAGTGATTTGTTACAAGCGGAAGCTGCACTTAGATGGCCTTCGATTTTTGGAACTATCAATGCTCAAGCTAAATTCACTAATGCTATAGTTGCTAATGCAACTTGGTTAGGAGTTCCTATTCCTGTCCCTCCTGTTACTATTCCTGTTACGCCACCTCTTACTATGGCTCAAGTTTTAGCTCCGTATATAACTGCAATTTCAGCTAGACCTGGCTTGGGTTGGACGGGTACAAATACTCAGAAAATTGAGGCAATTATGACTCAAAAATGGATTGCGTTGACGAATATAAACCCAACTGAAATGTTTATAGAGTATAATAGAACAGGTTATCCGTTTACTCCAATGGCTACTACTGCACAGTATCCTAACAAGCCTTACAGATTAGTGTATCCAAATTCTGAATATGTTGCTAATTCTGCTAATGTGCCAGCGATATCTAGTGCACAGGTATTTGTTAAAAACCAATATACTCCTTTCTGGAATCAAAACTAA
- a CDS encoding YihY/virulence factor BrkB family protein, with product MLKELKFFWETVKETFTEWNNSSASNDSASLAYYAIFSIPGLLIIIIWIAGYFFGEEAIRGQISSQISGLMGQDVAKSIQDMIAGALIDKENIFMKVVGIGSLVYGSTTLFFQLQKSLNNLWDVEAAPKKALVKFLLDRANSLGMILILGFLLMITMVLSSLIGLFNDLITRYFGLETYIIVELINFAIGFGIVVVLFALMFKVLPDVEISWKSVWKGALLTAGLFTLGKFLLSLYFGQFKPTSAFGTAGTVILIMMWINYSCMLVFFGAEFTKVYTLRKGYRIVPSKHAKWSSAKLYRESQIKTETPQV from the coding sequence ATGCTAAAGGAACTAAAATTTTTCTGGGAAACTGTCAAAGAAACATTTACGGAATGGAACAATTCTTCCGCATCCAATGATTCTGCGAGTTTGGCGTATTATGCCATTTTTTCGATTCCAGGTTTGCTGATTATCATCATCTGGATTGCCGGATATTTCTTTGGTGAAGAAGCTATTCGTGGCCAGATCAGCAGTCAGATCAGCGGATTGATGGGACAGGATGTTGCCAAAAGTATTCAGGATATGATTGCCGGAGCTTTAATCGATAAAGAAAATATTTTTATGAAAGTCGTAGGAATCGGATCTTTGGTGTATGGTTCTACTACCCTATTTTTTCAGTTACAGAAGTCTTTGAACAACCTTTGGGATGTAGAAGCTGCGCCTAAAAAAGCTTTGGTTAAATTTCTTTTAGACCGAGCCAATTCATTGGGAATGATTCTGATTTTAGGATTTTTATTAATGATTACAATGGTTTTATCTTCATTAATTGGGTTATTTAATGATTTAATCACCAGATATTTTGGTTTGGAAACCTATATCATTGTAGAGCTTATTAACTTTGCCATCGGTTTCGGGATTGTAGTCGTGCTTTTTGCTTTGATGTTTAAAGTTTTACCAGACGTTGAAATCAGCTGGAAATCAGTTTGGAAAGGTGCGCTATTGACCGCAGGATTATTTACTTTAGGTAAATTTTTATTAAGTCTTTACTTTGGACAATTTAAACCAACCTCAGCATTCGGAACCGCCGGAACAGTGATTTTGATTATGATGTGGATTAATTATTCCTGCATGCTGGTATTCTTTGGAGCCGAATTTACAAAAGTATATACCTTAAGAAAAGGTTACAGAATTGTTCCTTCAAAACATGCCAAATGGAGCAGTGCAAAATTATATAGGGAAAGTCAGATTAAAACTGAAACTCCTCAAGTTTAA
- a CDS encoding SusD/RagB family nutrient-binding outer membrane lipoprotein — MKKFFLSIFAVSTLITSCASEDDIYNDDSLKAYEASGEYFFANAQKELVDQLTTPSVNLNVFRYFSQYWAATTYRAESRYDLTSRNIPDNHWDNLYSEALGNFKKAKENILLESKPALMSETEWGKIQQNRIAIIEVLMIYTYQVLVDSFGDVPYSQSLDIVNTPLPKYDDDATIYPQLLIRLNAAIAKLDAGYKSITPNQDLVYAGDVSKWKLFANSLKAKIAINMADVNSSLAKSSIEEAYAAGVIESNTNNALLAYNSFAPNYNLIHEELVQSNRNDFVPTSVFVNRLNTLNDPRRPIYFTFKDAENGGTTYVGGNYGYQNLLPYDESYSHIGDKIKQPNLPGVLIDAAEINFILAEAAERGYTVGSAATHYENAVKASLTFWGVNSADATTYYNQAAVNYNTATGNWKEKIGNQAWVAMYNRGFESWTFFRRLDFPNIVAPASAYPVAEGKIPVRLTYPSTEPNINGANYQSASSAIGGDKLTTKVFWDLN, encoded by the coding sequence ATGAAAAAGTTTTTTTTATCAATATTTGCAGTCTCTACTTTAATCACTTCTTGTGCTAGTGAAGATGATATTTATAATGACGATTCTCTTAAAGCTTATGAAGCTTCCGGAGAGTATTTCTTTGCCAATGCACAAAAAGAATTGGTAGATCAGCTTACCACACCAAGTGTGAATCTAAATGTATTTCGCTATTTCTCACAATATTGGGCAGCAACTACTTATCGTGCAGAATCACGCTATGATTTAACATCAAGAAATATCCCTGATAATCATTGGGATAATCTCTATTCTGAAGCTCTTGGGAATTTTAAGAAAGCGAAAGAAAATATTTTATTAGAAAGCAAACCGGCTCTTATGTCCGAAACTGAGTGGGGCAAGATACAGCAAAACAGAATTGCTATTATTGAGGTTTTAATGATTTATACATACCAGGTCTTAGTAGATAGTTTTGGAGATGTTCCTTATTCACAATCGTTGGATATTGTAAATACACCGTTGCCAAAATATGATGATGATGCAACAATTTATCCTCAACTTCTTATAAGATTAAATGCTGCAATTGCCAAGCTAGATGCAGGTTACAAATCAATAACTCCTAATCAGGATTTGGTATATGCTGGCGATGTTTCAAAATGGAAATTATTTGCAAATTCATTGAAAGCAAAAATAGCTATCAACATGGCCGATGTTAACAGTAGTCTTGCAAAATCGAGTATAGAAGAGGCATATGCAGCCGGGGTAATTGAAAGTAATACAAATAATGCTTTACTTGCCTATAATTCTTTTGCACCAAACTACAATCTTATTCATGAAGAATTGGTACAGAGTAACAGAAATGATTTTGTTCCCACATCAGTTTTTGTAAATAGGCTGAATACCTTGAATGATCCTAGAAGACCTATTTATTTTACTTTCAAAGATGCTGAAAATGGTGGAACAACATATGTTGGAGGGAACTATGGTTACCAAAATTTGCTACCATATGATGAATCTTACTCTCATATTGGTGATAAAATAAAACAGCCAAATCTACCAGGAGTACTTATTGATGCTGCAGAAATCAATTTTATATTGGCAGAGGCTGCTGAAAGAGGCTATACCGTAGGTTCTGCCGCCACACATTATGAGAATGCTGTGAAAGCTTCACTTACTTTTTGGGGAGTGAATAGCGCAGATGCTACGACCTACTATAATCAGGCTGCTGTTAATTACAACACTGCAACCGGGAATTGGAAGGAGAAAATAGGAAATCAGGCGTGGGTTGCTATGTATAATAGAGGTTTTGAATCTTGGACGTTTTTCAGACGTTTAGATTTTCCAAATATTGTTGCACCTGCAAGTGCATATCCTGTTGCAGAAGGAAAAATTCCTGTGAGATTAACGTATCCATCTACAGAACCTAACATCAACGGAGCTAATTATCAATCGGCTTCTTCTGCAATAGGTGGAGATAAATTGACAACAAAGGTATTTTGGGACCTCAATTAA
- a CDS encoding SusC/RagA family TonB-linked outer membrane protein: MKKLTSGVLLVVLSSSFVVVQAQQTKPSDTLKTQEIEGVVVTALGIKREKKSLGYSSQQLNASQVNSSPTNNFLNNLSGKVAGLDVKMNSNFGGSTNIVMRGIKSITGNNQALIVVDGIPISNANLNTNDAKNGRDGFDFGNAASDIDPNNIESVNVLKGAAATALYGSLAANGAIMITTKKGKKNSGLGISYSSTVSVGTFDKSTFAKYQKDYGQGYGGEDSSYIGDINGDGMDDGLIASTGDDASYGNAFNPNVLVYNWDAFIEGHPNYQKATPWVAAKNDPTKFFKKAYSVINSITLNGGTEKSTYSFGYTNNYETGILPNSSLNKNTITGNFSHDLSSKLKTNAFVTFTNQSTIGRNNVGYGDNIIGGFRQWWATNVDVLDLREQYFRTKKNATWNMISPTGGNLAPNFWDNPYWSRYENYESDTRRRFLTGASLSYEITKNLNLLARVGIDYTRDKQEIRKAVGSHAEEFGLSQTNQSSGYEIFTRDFMQQNYDFIATYDMKIGEKVTGKLTGGYNFIKRDIEAFNASTTGGLLKPNFYALQNSKTFIAPIETDVPYKKSGVYGQASFDYDRTIFLEGSYRYDKSTALPAANGGYGYWALGTSFIFSELIKQPWLNLGKLRLNYAEVGNDPEPGRFGWLNNNGAISDAALFDLSNTYLDFSQLRPEITKSWEAGIELQMFKNRLGLDFSVYKTNSTDQIFSVPTTAASQYLFKMINAGDLENKGIEVALSGTPIKTENFAWNVNVNWSRNRNKLIYLDEGRTNLQLANFQHTSLNATVGEAYGTIRGTDYVYDGNGNKVVGDDGYYLINNDQVLGNIQADWLGGISNTFKYKNFSVGFLVDIRKGGDIFSLDQIFGQETGLYPNTVGLNDLGNPIRNTLDQGGGVILPGVKEDGTPNDVRIDGSYSTGIFGSVNPEKAFVYDGSYVKLREASITYTLPNRVFEGTVIRSASFSLLGNNLWIIHKNLPMADPEAGSSGGNVQGYQSGVMPTVRTISFNVKVNF, translated from the coding sequence ATGAAGAAATTAACATCAGGTGTACTACTTGTAGTACTTTCCTCGTCTTTTGTCGTTGTTCAAGCGCAACAAACAAAGCCGAGTGATACCTTAAAAACACAAGAAATCGAAGGTGTGGTTGTTACTGCACTCGGTATTAAAAGAGAGAAAAAATCTTTAGGCTACTCTTCACAACAATTAAATGCAAGTCAGGTAAATTCATCTCCAACTAACAATTTTTTAAATAATCTATCCGGCAAGGTTGCGGGGTTAGATGTTAAAATGAATTCCAATTTTGGAGGTTCTACCAACATTGTGATGAGAGGTATTAAATCCATAACGGGTAATAATCAGGCGTTAATCGTAGTAGATGGTATTCCGATAAGTAATGCCAATCTCAATACGAACGACGCTAAAAATGGGCGTGACGGATTTGACTTTGGAAACGCTGCATCTGATATTGACCCTAATAATATAGAATCTGTAAACGTTCTTAAAGGAGCTGCAGCAACGGCTCTTTATGGTAGTTTGGCTGCTAATGGCGCTATAATGATAACCACAAAGAAAGGTAAAAAAAATTCAGGGTTAGGTATTTCATATAGTTCTACGGTTTCTGTAGGAACGTTTGATAAATCTACGTTTGCAAAATATCAGAAAGATTATGGTCAGGGTTATGGAGGAGAGGATAGCTCATATATAGGAGATATTAATGGAGATGGTATGGATGATGGGCTAATTGCATCTACTGGAGATGATGCTTCGTACGGTAATGCATTTAATCCTAATGTCTTAGTATACAACTGGGATGCTTTTATTGAAGGTCATCCAAATTATCAAAAGGCCACACCTTGGGTTGCCGCAAAAAATGACCCTACTAAGTTTTTCAAAAAAGCATACTCTGTGATCAATAGTATTACATTGAATGGGGGCACAGAAAAATCAACATATAGTTTCGGATATACAAATAATTATGAAACGGGTATTCTTCCAAACAGCTCTTTAAACAAGAATACGATTACTGGAAATTTTTCTCATGACCTTTCGAGCAAACTAAAGACTAATGCTTTCGTTACTTTTACTAATCAAAGTACTATCGGCAGAAATAATGTAGGATATGGTGATAATATCATAGGTGGATTCAGGCAATGGTGGGCAACAAATGTTGACGTTTTAGATTTAAGAGAGCAATACTTCAGAACGAAAAAAAATGCAACATGGAATATGATAAGCCCTACCGGAGGAAATTTAGCACCTAATTTTTGGGACAATCCTTACTGGAGTAGATATGAAAATTATGAATCTGATACAAGAAGAAGATTTTTGACGGGTGCATCACTTAGTTATGAGATAACTAAAAATTTAAATTTATTAGCAAGAGTCGGTATTGATTACACTAGGGATAAACAGGAAATAAGAAAAGCTGTTGGAAGCCACGCTGAAGAATTTGGTCTTTCACAGACCAATCAATCTTCCGGATACGAAATTTTCACAAGAGACTTCATGCAGCAAAATTATGATTTTATTGCTACGTATGATATGAAAATTGGGGAGAAAGTTACCGGGAAGTTAACAGGTGGCTATAATTTCATCAAGAGAGATATTGAGGCTTTCAATGCATCTACTACAGGTGGACTATTAAAACCGAATTTCTATGCCTTACAAAACTCTAAAACCTTTATTGCACCTATAGAGACAGACGTTCCTTATAAGAAATCTGGTGTTTACGGACAAGCATCGTTTGATTATGACAGAACAATATTTTTAGAAGGATCTTACAGATATGATAAATCTACAGCATTACCTGCAGCCAATGGTGGCTATGGTTATTGGGCATTGGGAACAAGTTTTATTTTCTCGGAATTAATTAAACAACCTTGGCTTAATTTAGGTAAGTTAAGATTGAATTACGCAGAAGTTGGTAATGATCCTGAACCGGGCAGATTTGGATGGTTAAATAATAATGGTGCTATATCTGATGCTGCGTTATTTGATCTGTCAAATACATATTTGGATTTCTCACAGCTAAGACCTGAAATTACTAAATCTTGGGAGGCAGGTATAGAATTGCAAATGTTTAAGAATAGATTAGGCTTAGATTTTTCAGTTTATAAAACCAATAGTACGGATCAAATTTTTTCTGTTCCAACTACTGCAGCATCACAGTATTTATTCAAAATGATTAATGCCGGTGATTTAGAAAATAAAGGTATTGAGGTGGCTTTAAGTGGAACTCCTATCAAAACAGAAAATTTCGCTTGGAATGTTAATGTGAATTGGTCTAGAAACAGAAATAAACTAATCTATTTGGACGAAGGTAGAACCAATCTCCAATTAGCAAATTTCCAACATACATCGTTAAATGCTACAGTGGGAGAAGCTTATGGGACTATACGTGGTACCGACTATGTTTACGATGGAAATGGTAACAAAGTAGTAGGGGATGACGGGTATTATTTGATAAATAACGATCAGGTCTTAGGTAATATACAGGCAGATTGGTTAGGGGGAATTTCTAATACATTTAAATATAAAAACTTTTCAGTAGGTTTCCTAGTTGATATACGAAAAGGAGGTGATATATTTTCTTTAGACCAAATTTTCGGTCAGGAAACAGGATTGTATCCTAATACGGTGGGTCTAAATGATTTAGGTAATCCGATCCGTAATACATTAGATCAAGGAGGAGGAGTAATACTACCAGGAGTTAAAGAAGATGGAACACCTAATGACGTTAGAATTGATGGTAGTTATTCTACAGGTATCTTTGGTTCTGTAAATCCCGAAAAAGCTTTTGTGTATGATGGCTCATATGTAAAACTAAGAGAAGCTTCTATTACCTATACACTTCCTAACAGGGTTTTTGAAGGTACAGTCATAAGATCAGCTTCATTCAGTCTCTTAGGGAATAACCTTTGGATAATTCATAAAAATCTTCCGATGGCTGATCCAGAAGCAGGATCTTCAGGAGGTAATGTGCAAGGTTATCAATCGGGTGTAATGCCAACTGTGAGAACCATATCGTTTAATGTAAAAGTTAATTTTTAG
- the argS gene encoding arginine--tRNA ligase has protein sequence MNIKDIIEQKLAEVILNVYQLKDIQLEIQENKTEFEGDFTIVTFPLVKQLKKNPESIGVELGQALTEQTELLESFKVIKGFLNVKVKNQFFVDQFRTVSEQFSNIEKKNETVMVEYSSPNTNKPLHLGHVRNNLLGFSVAQILKEAGYDVIKSQIINDRGIHICKSMLAWEKFGKGETPETENIKGDKFVGNYYVKFDQELKKQLKTQVNIELGDFFTKAFENNTLGLLNIENEPISKIIHDAQEKALRIWIKETLNLDPKYINSKVFLLSNFILNEYDEIDSQIIAKKEIFGKVLEKNNKNILNIDNYNDGEESIANILNKEYDNARKELENDKNIISKVSILKEAQQMLLDWENGDEKVRNLWNEMNSWVYKGFGETYKRLGVNFDQVQYESNTYILGKDLIQEGLDKGVLYQKEDGSVWCDLTDEGLDQKLLLRSDGTSVYMTQDLGTAVQRFKENNLQKLIYTVGNEQDYHFQVLFKVLKKLGYEWADQLFHLSYGMVELPNGKMKSREGTVVDADELMQDMFDIAKSKSEELGKLENFTEEEKNINYESIGIGALKYFMLKVDPKKKMLFNPEESIDFNGNTGPFIQYTYARIQSLLAKANFVAKETEAIELSQSEKELIMQLSNYKAVVARAAESLSPALVANYLYDLVKSYNSFYQNNPILIQEDENIKQYRLNLSDLTGKTIQKSLQLLGIQTVNRM, from the coding sequence ATGAATATTAAAGATATCATAGAACAGAAACTGGCAGAGGTTATCCTTAATGTCTATCAGTTAAAAGATATACAACTCGAGATTCAGGAGAATAAAACTGAGTTTGAAGGCGATTTTACCATCGTTACTTTTCCTCTGGTGAAACAATTAAAGAAAAATCCTGAAAGCATTGGAGTAGAATTGGGGCAGGCTTTAACTGAACAAACTGAATTGCTTGAAAGTTTCAAGGTGATTAAAGGATTTTTAAATGTAAAAGTTAAAAATCAATTTTTTGTAGATCAATTTAGAACAGTTTCAGAACAATTTTCAAACATTGAAAAGAAAAATGAAACCGTAATGGTGGAATATTCTTCTCCGAATACTAATAAACCGCTTCACTTAGGACATGTTAGAAATAATTTATTGGGTTTTTCTGTGGCTCAGATTTTAAAGGAAGCTGGTTACGATGTGATTAAAAGTCAGATTATCAACGATAGAGGAATTCATATATGTAAATCGATGTTGGCTTGGGAGAAATTTGGTAAAGGAGAAACACCCGAAACTGAAAATATAAAAGGAGATAAATTCGTAGGAAACTATTATGTAAAATTCGATCAGGAATTAAAAAAACAATTAAAGACTCAAGTTAATATAGAACTTGGGGATTTTTTTACTAAAGCTTTTGAAAATAATACGTTGGGATTGCTTAACATAGAGAATGAGCCTATAAGTAAAATAATTCACGATGCACAGGAGAAAGCTTTAAGAATTTGGATAAAAGAGACTTTGAATCTTGATCCGAAATATATTAATAGTAAAGTTTTTCTTTTAAGTAATTTTATTTTAAATGAATATGATGAAATTGACTCTCAAATTATAGCTAAAAAAGAAATATTTGGTAAAGTTTTAGAGAAAAATAATAAAAACATATTAAATATAGATAATTATAACGATGGTGAAGAAAGTATAGCTAATATTCTTAATAAAGAATATGACAATGCAAGAAAAGAACTGGAGAATGATAAAAATATAATTTCTAAGGTATCTATTTTAAAGGAAGCTCAACAAATGCTTCTCGATTGGGAAAATGGTGACGAAAAAGTGAGAAATCTTTGGAACGAAATGAACTCATGGGTTTATAAAGGTTTCGGTGAAACTTACAAGAGACTTGGAGTAAATTTCGATCAGGTTCAGTACGAAAGCAATACCTATATTTTAGGAAAAGATCTTATTCAGGAAGGTTTAGATAAAGGTGTTTTGTATCAGAAAGAAGATGGTTCGGTGTGGTGTGATTTGACGGATGAAGGTTTAGATCAGAAACTTTTGCTTCGTTCAGACGGAACTTCTGTGTACATGACGCAGGATTTGGGAACGGCTGTGCAACGTTTTAAAGAAAATAATCTTCAGAAATTAATCTACACGGTAGGAAACGAACAGGATTATCATTTCCAGGTTTTATTTAAAGTTTTAAAAAAGCTGGGTTACGAATGGGCAGATCAGTTGTTCCATTTATCTTATGGAATGGTTGAGCTTCCGAATGGGAAAATGAAATCGCGTGAAGGAACTGTGGTAGATGCGGATGAGTTGATGCAGGATATGTTTGATATTGCTAAATCTAAATCTGAAGAGCTGGGAAAACTGGAAAACTTTACAGAAGAAGAAAAGAATATCAATTACGAAAGCATCGGGATTGGAGCGTTAAAATATTTTATGCTGAAAGTTGATCCTAAGAAAAAAATGCTTTTCAATCCTGAAGAAAGTATTGATTTTAACGGAAATACAGGACCTTTTATTCAGTACACTTATGCACGTATTCAATCTTTGTTGGCGAAAGCAAATTTTGTAGCAAAAGAAACTGAAGCTATCGAATTAAGCCAATCTGAAAAGGAATTAATCATGCAGCTTTCCAATTATAAAGCAGTTGTAGCTAGAGCGGCAGAAAGTTTAAGTCCGGCATTGGTTGCTAATTACCTATATGATTTGGTTAAATCATATAATTCGTTTTATCAGAATAATCCAATATTGATTCAGGAAGATGAAAATATAAAACAGTATCGCTTAAATCTGTCTGATTTAACCGGAAAAACAATACAAAAATCATTACAATTACTCGGAATACAAACGGTAAACAGAATGTAA
- a CDS encoding ribonuclease HII produces MELLKKWSNFYIEAGCDEVGRGCLSGPVVAAAVILDEKFEQNLVNDSKKLSFKTRMELDSYIKNNVKSYAIAELPPAFIDEHNILNASIHAMHRALDQLAIRPELILVDGNKFHPYNFIPHQCIIKGDSKVLSIAAASILAKNYRDKLMIELHEEHPEYGWNTNFGYATKKHQEALIKHGVTKYHRQSFRLKYD; encoded by the coding sequence ATGGAATTATTAAAAAAATGGTCAAATTTTTACATTGAGGCAGGATGTGATGAGGTTGGGAGGGGCTGCCTAAGCGGACCAGTGGTTGCAGCGGCGGTAATTTTGGATGAAAAATTTGAACAAAACTTGGTGAACGATTCAAAGAAATTAAGTTTTAAAACCAGAATGGAACTAGACAGTTATATCAAAAATAATGTTAAAAGTTATGCAATTGCAGAACTACCTCCAGCGTTCATTGATGAACATAACATACTGAATGCCAGCATCCACGCAATGCATCGTGCTTTAGATCAATTAGCAATACGCCCAGAGTTGATTTTGGTAGATGGAAATAAATTTCACCCTTACAACTTCATTCCGCATCAATGTATTATTAAAGGTGATTCGAAAGTTTTATCAATTGCAGCGGCTTCTATTTTAGCGAAAAATTATAGAGATAAATTGATGATTGAGCTGCATGAAGAACACCCAGAGTACGGATGGAATACCAACTTTGGATATGCCACAAAAAAACACCAGGAAGCCCTGATAAAGCATGGTGTAACGAAATACCATAGACAATCTTTCAGATTAAAATATGACTGA